The DNA sequence AGAGCCGGTAGCCATCGGCCACCAGCGCCGAGGCCTGGCGCAGCGGCTCGTCGGTGGTCGGGCGGCCGTTGTACCAGACCTGCACGTCGCCGGTGCCGCTGCCCTGGCCCATGCGGCGCACGACCTGCTTGTGGCCACCCGGGCCGATGTGGGTCTGGGCAATCAGGCCCTCCGCGGGCAGCAGCCGCTCCTGCGAGCTGTCACGGAAACGGGTATCGGTGAGTTCGGGCTGGATGCGCCCGATCAGCGGGCGCCACTCGCCGCTGTAGCTCACGTTGAGGTCCTTCACGCGGCGCCAGGCGTTCAGTCCGTGGGCGGTGGCGCAGTCGTTGAACAGGGCCAGCGCGGCCGGGTCGGTGGTTTCCTTCGCCTGGATCGGCGACAGCGGGGCCGATGCGCAGCCGCCCAGCGCGCCCAGCGCTGGCAGCAGCGGGGCAAGCGCGGCGGTGGCCAGGAGGCGTCGGCGGGAGGAATCGGCAGTGTCTCGGCTCATTCGGACCTCTTGGATGGGTGGGCTGCCAGTGTGCCCATCGTGCGCGGGCCTGACCAGCCGCGCACCTGAAAGATTCCCGTAATTCAGTATCTGGAACGATTCGGAACCACGGGGACTCGCCATTCAACGTCCGAGCCGGTGAAACGGCGGACGCCGGCTCAGGCGGCGAGCCACCAGCCAGGGCAGCCGCAGCAGGAATTCCAGCACCAGCCGGCTGTGCATCCACGTCAGCAGCACGTTGTCGCGCCCGTAGCGGAAGTGCGAGACCCCGCCGTCCTCCGGGCGCAGGTACTTCACCGGCGCATCCATGTTGACGGGGGCCACGCCACGCCACGCCAGCCGCACCACCGCCTCGGTGTCGAAGTCGAAGCGCCGCATCCACGGCTGTCGGTGCATCACCGCGATCAGCGTGGCCACCGGGTAGACACGAAAGCCGTAGAGCGAGTCGCCGATGCCCGCCCCGAGCGTCTCCAGGTCGGTCCAGCCATTGGAGATGCGCCGCCCGCGCACGCGCAGCAGCGGCGCCGAGGCGTCGAACACCGGCCGGCCCAGCACCATCGCGTCCGGCTGCGCCTGCGAGCGCTGCATGAAGGCGGGGATCAGGTCGGCCGGGTGCTGGCCGTCGGCGTCCATGGTCAGGGCGTGGGTGATGCCGGCGGCGTGCGCGGCGAGCAGGCCGGTCAGCACGGCCGCGCCCTTGCCGCGGTTCTCGGGCAGCACGATCAGGTGCAGCTGCGCGTCCTGCGCGGCCATCGCGCGCAGGCCATCGACGCTGCCGTCGTCGCTGCCGTCGACGACGACCCAGACCGGCGCCCACTGCGCGCGTGCCTCGCGCACCGTCTCGTAGACCTTGGCGCCGGTGTTGTAGCTGGGGATGATCACCGCGTGGGTGCGCGAGGGCGTGGTCACGGTCAACGGGCGAGTTCCTGCGTGAAATAGGCCTGCAGCCGCTGGCGCAGGGCCTCGTGGTCGGCGTCGGGCGCGAAGCGCTGGCCCAGCCGCACGCGGAAGACCACCGGCAGCGGCGGCAGTCGCCACAGCGGCCAGCCCTTGCCGGCGTAGGGCGAATCGGTCTCGATCAGCACCGTCTGGATCGGCACGCCCGCGCGCTGGGCCATCAGCGTGATGCCGGGCAGCAGCGGGTGGACCGTGGTCGGCGAGGGGCTGCGCGTGCCTTCAGGGAAGAGCACGAGGTGGTCCCCCGCCTTCAGCCGCTCGACCGCGCCGCGGATCATGTGCCGCGGCGAGTCGTTGGCGATGTAGCGGGCCAGCCGCGCGCCGGCGCCGAGGAAGACGTTGTCCATCAGCGAGGCCTTCATGATGCAGACCGTGCGTGGCACGCGGGCGATGATGATCAGCGCGTCCAGCAGGCTCGGGTGGTTGGCCGCGATGATCAGGCCGCCCGGCTCGTCGCGCAGCGCGGCGAGCGCGGCGTTGTCGATGCGCAGCAGGCCGCTCAGGCGCGCGCTGGCCCAGAAGATCCGGTAGACCCACGACACGCCGGCCTGTCCGACCACCCGGCCCCGCGCCTCCGGCAGCAGCGGGTACAGCAGCACCGCCACCAGATTCCACGCCAGCGACAGCACGCCGAGCCAGCACAGCACCAGCAGCAGCCAGGGCGTCAGCAGCAGGCGCACCGGCAGGGGTGGTGGGCGGCGGCGGGTGTCAGTCATCCGAGCGGGCCTCCTGCGACGAGCTGGCCAGCAACCAGGCGACCGCCACGCCCGCCGACACCGCCTGGCGCTGGCGCACCAGCGGACTGTCGGCGAAGGCGGCTCCGTCGAGCCGCTCGACGCGCACGAAGGCGCCGATCCACGTGCGGTCGAAGCGCTGCGACACCGCCGCCAGCGCCTGCCAGCCGGCGTAGCCATTGCGGGCGGTGTAGGCGGGGCGGTCGGCGGTCACGTCTGCCGCGGCCACGCCGTAGTAGTGGGCGTGCAGCCGCTGCGAGCCCCATTTCGGGCCGATCTGCAGGCCCAGGTTCCAGCCGGACGACCAGCGCGGCAGGTCCAGATTCAGCGTCGGGGTCAGCACGGTGCCCAGCATCGGCGTGCTGCGTGTCAGTCCGATGACCGCCCGCAGCGGCAGCTCCGCATTCAGCCGGGCCGACCTGTCCGCCGCGGCCCAGAGCTGCGTGGTGAGCTTCGGGCCGAGTTCCACGGTCGCGGGCAGGTTGGCCATGCCGAGCCGGGCCGGGTTGTCGTGGCTGCGCACGGGCGCCGAGGCGTGGGCGCTCAGGGTCAGCTCCCAGCCGGGGGTGTCGATCAGCACGGCGCGCGCGCCTTCGCGGTCCGCGCGCAGCCACTGGCCGCGGTAGATGATGAAGGGCACCGGCAGCAGGTAGCGGTGCGACACGTCGGCGCCGACATAGTCCGGCAGCTGCACCGCGGCGACACCGGCGCCCAGCTCCCACAGCGGACGGCGTGGCCCCTCGGGTGTCGATTCCGCCCGGACGGGCAGGGCGGACAGGGCTGCGGCGAGGGCGCAGGCCAGCGCGGTGTGCTTCATGGGGTGGACTCTCCGTGGCATTCGATCTCGACCAGCAACTCGCTGCGGCAGACGTCCGCCAGCAGATAGACCGCCCCGCGGGCGGCCGGCGAGTCCGCCCCCACGGCCTGCTCGAACACCGCGCGCACGGCGTCCAGATCGGCGGCGTGGCGCACGTAGACGGTGTGCGCGAACTGGTCCAGCGCGAAGCGGGCCGGTGTTGCGGCATGGGCGGCGTCGAGCACGGCGTGCAGGTTGCGCAGCGCCTCCTGCGTCTGCTGCACGACGTCGCCCAGGTGCACCGAGGCATGGCCGACGATGCTGGCCGTGCCCGAGACGAACAGCGTCTCCCGCCCCGGCGCCAGCGCGACCAGCGCGGCGCGCGAGAAGGTCGGGCTGCGCGGGCCGTAGTCGGCGGGGTAGTGGTAGGCGCTGGTCTGGCGCGGGTTCTCGACCGGGCGCGGTGCCTGCGGTCCGGCGAGGAAGGCCAGCGAGAGTGGCCCGTCCGCCGTGCCCAGCGCGCAGGCGGCCGGCGCGCCTTCGAAGGCCGCCGCACCCGCGTCCAGAAACGCCTGCTGGCGCCCGATGTTGAAGTGGCGGTAGACCTCCAGCCCGTCCAGCGGGGCGTTCAGCCGCGGCAGGTAGTTCCAGATCTTCAGCAGGTGCCGGCCGCCGTGTGCGCGCAGCGTGCGGAACAGGTCGGCGTAGAGCTGGTGCGTCAGGGCCTGCAATGCGACGCCGGTGGCCGGCATCGGCACCACGGCTTCGCCGTAGAGCCACTGGCCGTCGTCCTGGTGGCGGATCAGCCCGGTGCGGCTGCTGCGGACCGGGCTGGCGCTGGTCCAGCGTTCGGTGATCGCGCGGGCCGGATGCAGCACGGCGGGCAGACCGGCCTGCGCGACGCCCGGGAGCAGGTCGCGCTGGCCGAGCGGAAGGACACCCGCGGTGCGGGTCTGGTCGGCGCTGTGGGACCGACGTTCGAACTGCAGGCTCACGCGGCGGCCACCTCGGCAGCGCGCAGGTGGTGCTGCCGCCGCCGCCACGCCTGCCACGTGCGCTGCGGATGCGCCAGCGACACCAGCCAGTACAGGCTCTTGAACGCATTCAGCGGGCCGCGGAAGCGCGTGCTGCCGTAGATGTCGCCGGCCAGCACGGTGAGCAGGGCTTCCTGCATGCGCAGCGGGTTCTGCGGCGCCATGAAGAACTCGCGCATCGTCGGGTTGGTGACACGGAAGATGAACCAGCTGAACTCCTTCGGCCCCGCGCGCATGAAGCGCTCGAACGCCGCGCGCTCCACCGTGCAGGACGACGGATGCTTGTCGAGCGAGGCCTCCACCAGCGGCAGCGCGGCATAGGCGCTCTGCATCGCCAGGTAGACGCCCGAGGAGAACACCGGGTCGATGAAGGCGAAGGCGTCGCCGAGCATGGCGTAGCGCTCGCCGGTGCAGTGTGAGCCGGTGTACGAGTAGTTGCCGGTGGCGTGGACCAGGTCGTCGACCAGCGTTGCGTCCTTCAGGCGGTCCGCGAGTTCGGGGCACAGCGCGATCGTGTCGCGGAAGAACTCCAGCACCGGTTTCTTGCGCGAATGCAGGTAGTGCGGCCACGCGACCGCGCCGACGCTCGTCGTGCCGTCCGCGAGCGGGATGAACCAGAACCAGCCGTGCGCGAACCAGAGAATCGTGATGTTGCCTTCCTGCTTGCCTTCGAGGCGACGGGCATTGCGGAAGTGGCCGTACAGCGCCGAACTCGCGTGGTCCGGGTGCTTCTGCTTCGACTTGAACTTGTTCGCGAGCAGCGTGTCGCGGCCGGTGGCATCGACGACATAGCGGCAGCGCCAGGTCTGCCGCGCGCCATCGTCCGACTCGATCTCGACGCTCGCGCCGTCGCTGTCGAACTCGACGCCCCGGGCGCGGTGGCCTTCGAGCGTCGTCGCGCCCGCCTTGGCGGCATTGCGGAACAGGATCTCGTCGAGGTCGGCGCGGCGCACTTGCCACGCATAGGGCATCGACTTGTCGAGCGCGTCACCGAATTCGAGGTAGCTGCGGTGGGCGTGGTCCTGGGACACGAATTCGACGCCCCACTTCGGCATGCCGATCGCTTCGACTTCGGCGCGCACACCCAGGTCGTCGAACAGCGAGACGTTCGCCGGCAGCAGCGATTCGCCGATGTGGAAACGCGGATGGTGCGCTTTCTCGATCACGGTGACGCTGCGCTCTTGGCGGGCGAGCAGCGTGGCGAGCGTGGAGCCGGCTGGACCTCCGCCGATGACCAGCACATCGCAGCGCCGGACTGTGCATCCGTCGATCGGGTCAGAGGGTGATGGCGAGTGGGTCATTGCGGAAGGAAGTCAATAAGACAAGAGTGATTTTAGGGTGGGGGGATGCGTTACAGTTTTCACGCTTGGCGCATGTTCACAACACGAGATCCCCATGAAACTCGCCCTCATCACCGACATCCACGCCAACCGCGAAGCCTTCGAAGCCTGTCTCGAACAGGCGCACCTGCATGGCGCGGACCGGCTCGCCTTTCTCGGGGACTTCGTCGGCTATGGCGCCGATCCCGGCTGGGTGGTCGAGCAGGTGCAGGACCTGGTCTCGCAGGGCGCCATTGCCGTGCGGGGCAACCACGACGAGGCGGTGGCACGCGGCCCGAGCGACCATCTGGTGGAGGACGCCCGCCGTGCCATCGAGTGGACCCGCGGGCAGCTCACGCCCGCGCAGCTCGATTTCCTCGGCGCGCTGCCCTACACGCGCGAGGAGCTGGGCTGCCTGTTCGTCCACGCCAACGCCTATGCGCCACCCGGCTGGGACTACATCCTCGGCCGCAACGAGGCCGTGCGCAGCATGATGGCCACCGAGGCGCGCCACACCTTCTGCGGCCACGTCCACCAGCCGGCGCTCTACCACCTGTCCAGCACCGGCAAGATCGCCAACTTCACGCCGGTGCCGGGGGTGGCCGTGCCGGTGCCGGGGCATCGGCAGTGGCTGGCGCTGCCGGGATCGGTGGGCCAGCCGCGCGACGGCAACCCGGCCGCCGCCTGGGCGATGTTCGATCTGGCACGGCTGACGCTGACCTTCCACCGCGTCCCGTACGACCACGACGCCACCGCGGCCAAGATCATCGCCGCGGGTCTGCCCCGGGCATTGGGCGATCGGCTGCACCAGGGGACCTGAGATGAGCGCTGGCATGGTGAATTTCTCGGCCGGCGAGATGGTCGACGGCTTCCTGCTGGAAGAGCGGGTCCACCAGGGCGGCATGGCCAATCTCTGGCGCGTCTCCCACCCCGAACACCGCGGCCCGATGCTGATGAAGGTGCCGCGCATCAAGGGCGGCGAGGATCCGGCCACCATCGTCGGCTTCGAGGTCGAGATGATGATCCTGCCGATGCTCAAGGGCGTGCACGTGCCGCGCTTCATCGCCAAGGGTGACTTCGCGACCCGGCCCTACATCGTCCTGGAGCACATCCCCGGCGAGTCGCTGCGCCCGAAACTCGATGCTGCACCGCTGCCGATCGACGAGATCGCCAGCATCGGCGCCCGGGTCGCCACCGCGCTGCACGACCTGCACCGCCAGCACGTCATCCACCTCGACGTGAAGCCGAGCAACATCCTCTTCTGCCCGACCGGCGAGGCGGTGCTGGTCGACTTCGGCCTGAGCCGGCACGACCACCTGCCCGACCTGCTCGACGAGGAGTTCAACCTGCCGATGGGCACGGGGCCGTACATGTCGCCCGAGCAGGTGCAGTTCCTGCGCAGTGAGCCGCGCTCGGACCTGTTCGCGCTCGGCGTGATGCTCTACCACCTGACCACCGGCCAGCGCCCCTTCGGCTCGCCCGACAGCGTGCGCGGCCTGCGCGAACGGCTGTACCAGCAGCCCGTCGCCCCGCGCCGCCACCGCCCGGACTGCCCGACGTGGCTGCAGGAGATCATCCTGCGCTGCCTCGAAGTCCAGGCCGACCAGCGCCATCCGAGCGCGGCCCACCTCGCCCACGACCTGCTGCACCCGGACCAGATGCCGCTCACCGAGCGCGCCACCCGCGACAGCGCGCCCAGCCGGCTGCAGACCTGGAAGCGCTGGTTCTCCGCGCTGGGCGCAGAGCCCTCGGTGCGCGGCTCGGTGGGCGACCAGCTCAAGCGGGCGCCGATCATCCTGGCCGCGGTCGACGTGGAAAACGCCGCCGAGCCGCTGCTGGACCTGCTGCGCGAGACGGTGCGGCGCATCGTGGCGACCGAGCCGGGTGCGCGGCTGGCGTGCGTGGCGGTGATGAAGATCAACCGCATCGGCATGGACGAGCTGACCGACAAGACCGGCCAGAGCCTGCACGTCAAGCAGCTCGTCGGCCTGAAGCACTGGGCGCGCCCGATCGCGCAGGGCCTGGGCCTCGGCACCGGTCTGTTGACCTTCCACGTGCTGGAAGCGCCGGACCCGGCCACCGCGATCGTCGAGTTCGCCCGCCGCACGCAGGTCGACCACATCGTCATGGGCGCGCGGGCGAGTTCGGCGCTGCGGCGCTACCTCGGCAGCGTGTCGTCCGAGGTGGTGGCGCAGGCGGACTGCACGGTGACGGTGGTGCGGGTGCCGCCGGCGCAGGGTGAGGTGGAGGAGGGCTGACGCGAGGATCCACTCACTGCGCAGCCCACGCCCGGATCTGCGCCAGCGTCGCCGTTGCTCCGCCGCAGACGATGACCAGCACCCGCTGACACCCGGCCAGCGCTTCGGCGTGTTCGGCGTCATAGACCGCCGCCAGCGCCGCCCCACACGCCGGCTCTACCAGCACCCGGTGGTCCGCCAGGAACTGCTCGCAGGCCCGCAGTGCGCTCGCGTCCGACACGCGCAGGCTGCGCACCGGCCGCTCGCGCCACCACTGCACCGCCTGCTCGCACACCTGCCGCGCGCCCAGCGAGGTGGCGACGCTGTCGATGCGGTCCAGCGGCACGGGCCGGCCCGCCAGCGTGGCCGCATGGAAGGACGCGGCGCCCGCGGTCTCGACCGCCAGGATCGGCACGCCGTCCCACCCGTGGCGGCGCATGCCCTCGGCCACGCCGGACAGCAGCCCGCCGCCGCCCACCGCCAGCACCACCGCGTCCGGCACCAGCCCCGCGGCGGCCACCTCGTCGACCATCGAGGCGTGGCCCTGCCAGAGCAGCGGGTCGTCGAAGGGGTGGAGCATCGCGTCGCGGGCGGGGTCGAGCAGGGACAGCGCGTGGGCGTGGGCCTCCTGCCATGACGCGCCGTGGACGATGACCTCTGCGCCTTCGAGCCGGAGCAGGTCGAGCGCCCGCGCCGTTGTCGTCTGCGGCACCACGACCGTGACGGGCACCCCCAGCTGCCGCCCCGCACACGCCACCGCCAGCCCGGCGTTCCCGCCCGAGGAGGCGACGAAGCGGCGTGCGCCCCGCGCCTGGTAGGTCTGGCAGGCCAGCCCGATGCCGCGCAGCTTGAACGAGCCGGAGGGCTGCAGCGCCTCCATCTTGAGCCAGACGGTGCGGCCGGTGGCGAGGCTCAGCGGGCGGGATGCGAGGAGGGGTGTGGGGATGTGCAGCGGGGCAGGCATGTTGTGGGCGGATGGGGCATCGTGTGGCGGGATTGTCGGCCCGTCCGCCCACGTCCGCCGGGCATCACGCCGCTGCGGCTCCCTGCCGCCGCACGAAGGCCGCCAGCCGCTCGCCGTCCAGCAGCTGGATCGCCACGCGTCCCTGGTTGGCGCGGATGATGTGGCTGACCCAGTGCGCGCCGCCGAGCGGATTGGGCACCACGGCGCGGTCCTCGACCTCGGCGACAGCGTGCAGCTCGTCCACCAGCAGGCCGCAGGTGTGCGTGCCGACGCGCAGCACGAGGACCTGGCCGTCGCTGCGGGCCGGTGCGCGGCCGAGCAGCTGCGCGAGGTCGTGGACCCAGACGTAGCCGCTTTCGCCCGCCGCCTGCCGGGACACCATGCCGATGCAGGCCGCACCGCGCCCCAGCGCCATGCGGCGCATGTCGCTGGCCGACACGGCCTCCAGCACATGGCGGGCGTGCAGTGCCATCAGCTGGCCGTCCAGCCAGAAGGTGGCGTATTCCTGGGTCCTGCCGTGCTCGGCCAGCGTGGCTTCCAGCAGCACGTCGTCGGCGCGTTCGGCCGAATCGTGCGACTGCACGGCCCCGAAGTGGCGGATCACCACGGCCTGCACGTCGTCGCGGTGGCCGTCGGAGGTCTTGAACTCGCGGTAGCCCGCCGAGGCCGAGGTGGCGACCACCGCGTACTGGTCGGCATGCACGCCGATCTGGGCATCGAACTGCCCGCGTGCCGCTGCCGGGGCCGTCACCGGGTGTTGCCATGCGCTGCCGACGGGGTGGTCCGGGTGCGTGCTGGCGAGCACGCGGCCCTGCGGCGAGACGAACAGCGCGTGCGTGTCGGCCTTCTGTGCGACCGCGCCGTCCAGCATCGCGCGCAGCTCCGGCGCGCTGTCGAACACCAGGCCGATGCCGCCGATCACCCGCTTCGGGTCCTGCGGGTGGCGGATGGCGGCGTGGTAGACGTAGGTCGCCGCGTCGGCGTAGAGCGGGTGCGGGCCGAAGCCTTCGACGTGGTAGTGCTGGGTGTCGGACAAGGCCAGCACCCGCGCCAGGGTGTCCGCCTCCACGCAGGCGCTGTCGGGCAGCGGTGTGCCGGTGCTCACGAGGATCGTGCCGCGGGCGTCGTAGAGGTAGAGCCGCGTGTAGACGGTGTAGAGGCTGTTGATGTAGGCGAGCACCTCGGCCATCGCGGCGCGGGCGGTGGCGTCCGGCGCGGCCATGCCCTCGCGCAGCTGCGGGTTCAGCGCCCACCAGCGGCAGTCGTCGGCGCGCTCGTAGAGGTTGCGGTCGAGCAGGTCCACCAGCAGCCGCGCCGTGTAGCCCGCCTGCGTGAGGCCGGTGCCGAGCACGGTCTGGTAGAGCGCGTCGATCGACTCGCGGAACAGCTTGCTGCTGCGGTGGCCGGTCTCGCTGATCTGCTCCAGCACGGTCTTGAGCTGGGTCATGTCGCGCCCGCTGCCGGCGGTCATCACCTGGCCGTTCCAGACGATGCGCTGGATGTGCTGGGCGGCGACCATGATGTCGTGCAGCGGCGGGCAGAAGGTGCCGGCGTGGGAGAGCAGGCCTTGCCGCAGGTGCGGTGGCAGGGCGTCCGTCGCGCTGGTGTCGGGCAGGTCGAAGGCCACATCCAGCGGCATCATCACCTGGCCGAGCCAGCCGGTCGGGCCGGGGTAGCCCTGGTAGCCGGGCGAGGCCTGGGTGGCGATCAGGTAGAGGCGGCCCTGGTGGACGAAGGCACCGGGTTGCCGGTCGCGGTTCACGGGCACGGTGGTCCCCAGCGGCATCCAGCCCTCGTTGGAGCTGGCGATGATGCGGTGCTGGTCGTCGAGCAGCAGCATCACGCTGCGTCCCGAGGGATCGCCGTGGGACGCGAAGATGCCCTGCATCTCCTGCTGGAAGTTGAAGCTCAGGCACAGCACGCCCACCGGCTGCGCCGAGCCGGGCCGGTGCATGCGCCGCGAGTAGAGCAGCGCCTGGGGCGTGTGCGGGCGCAGGTCGGAGGCGCGGAAGGTTTCGAGGTAGGTGTCGCTGGCCAGCGAGGCGGACAGCAGCGCATCGCGGGTGAACTCGACGGGCGAGGCGCTGTCGGTCTGGGCGAGCACCTGGCCGGTGGTGTCGAGCAGCAGGATCTCGTCATAGACGGTGTACTTGTGGCGGTACTCCTGCAGCCGCCGGTCGATGCGGCCCTCTTCCTCGACCGGATTGGCGACAAAGCTGCACAGCTCCGGATCGGTGGCGAGGAAGCCCACGTCGGCGGTGCGCTCGTAGAGGTTGCGCACGACGATGTCGATCACGTACTGGGCGCGGGTCTGGATCTGCCCGATGGCATTGCGCAGCTTTTCGAGCACCAGACTGGACACGAGGTTGCGCTCCATCTGCCCGAACTGGGTGCGGGTCGCGGCCATGGTGGGCAGGATGGTGCGGGCGTCCTGCGGGCAGTTCATCTTGGCCGAGGCCTCGATCAGGCTCCACATCAGGTTCAGCTCCCGCAGCGACATCTCGCAGCGCGTCACGTCGCGCATGTACGGCAGCAGGGTCTCGACCTCGGCTCGGCTCAGGGTGATGCTCATCTGGACAGCTCTCATTTCTGGGGTGAGGGCAGTCTCTGCGCAAGTTGTGTTCCGGGATCGGGGGTGGTGGGGGCGGAAATCACGTCTGAGGTGGGCACTGGCGCGCATCGCCAGCGAAGGTCGGCGCGTTGAAGTGCAGGGTATTCCGAATGATTCGTGATTTTTTCCACGAATCTATGGGCGGATTGGCGGAGCGATTTTCCGGGTCGAGACGGAGGGCGGGGCGCTCGATATGCTGGCCGTTGGTGTGCTGACGGCGTAACAGAACAGGTTACGCGGGCACTGCAGGCTTTGACCTGCTTTTACGGGAGTGAAACCATGCGCGACAGAGAAAATAATAAAGGCTGGCAAGGACTTGAGTGGCGAATCGGACAAGCTGATATATGGCGTCTGGGTAGTTATGCCTGCGAAGCTTAATTTATATATTAATTCATGGCTCAAGCCAAAGCTGCCAAATGCATGCAGCCATCACTCCCATTTGCTTGAGTTAACTTAGTTCTTGAAAGAATGACATGAAAATAGGATGTGCACTATCAGTCGGGTTGGTTGCGGCAATTTTTTGTGGTCAAGCTGGTGCGGCCACGTGGTATGGATTTAATAAAATATATACCGACAAGAATATGTACTATTTTGATCGAGATACTGTCATGAAGACATCAATTTCTACCACTCTTTGGGTAAAAGTTGTCACTGATACTACGCAAGAACAAAATGATGGGATTTATTCGGTGGCGCTTAAGTATTTTTATAACTGCAGCGCTCGGACGCTTCAGGTTATGGTTTCGGCGAACTATGATAAAACTGGAAAATTTCTTAAGTCCTTCAATGAGCCGGGTAGAGCCCAAGATATTATTCCGGATAGCATTGGAGAAGGTATTATGAGGGTCGTTTGTGCGTCGGATTTTCCAAAAAGTAAATCGCGCGACGTGTATTTTCCAATTGAGGATTCAGATCTGTACAAGAATACGAACGAGTATTTTGAGTATATTAGGTCAAAAGCTGATCCGGCGCCAAAGTAGTAGGTGGAAACTGTATTTGGCAATTCGACCCGTCGCAAAGTGTCGGGTTGGCTCCGCTTAATTCCAAACAGAACCGCATTTGCATGTCTGACCCAGTAATCGTTGCCTTCATTGCCGGTGCTGTTGCCTTTGGCGTGGCATACATTAATTCTGTTTTATCGGAAAGCTACAGACGCTTCCGCGATCGAACAACCCTGGCAGCCAGTCTCGCTGGGGAACTGGGTGCTTACGAAAACGCATGGCCAATTCTCACAGAAATGCTGGATCAACTCATCGAGGGTGCCGAGGCTGATTCTCCCGCGCTTGGGTTCTTGCGTCCGATGGAACGCCCAAAAGACTTCATCTATGAAAAATCTGTTGAGAGGCTCGGTCTTCTCGGCGCATCTGCCTGTGAAAGCGTTGTCTACGTCTATAGCAATATCAATGCGTTCAGGCAAGCTTTCGAAATAATTGCTCGCGAGCACAAGGAAATGTCGCCATTGGAAATTCAGTCCCGTGCCAAAGGTTGTCAGGCCGCCCTGCAGAGAGCCGCAACGCGAGGTGAGGTATTACTGAACTCGCTGCGGCGCATATCTAATGCAAAGTTTGTCCCAGATTGGCCTTGGTCCCCGTGGCTTGCTTTATTGCGTTGGTAACCACAAGAGTGCAAAAATTTGGGCGGGCAGCGATTGACGCAGATCTGGCTAGTCGTGTTAAGTAGTCGATTTGTCTAGGGTCGTCGCATCCAATGACTGACTTTCGGAACGATTTGCGGGGGCTCAGTCCGGTTACTTCGCTAACCCTTTCTTGAATCTTGAAGCCAGCGCTTGGCGGTGCCGCTCAAGTCAAACGACAAGCATCCGTCTGACGATTGAAGTGGTGCCGGCCTCCCGGATATGCTGACCTTACCGATTTATGCTGGTTTGCATGTAAACCTCGCATAAATCGATAAATCTGGTTCACCGCCCCGCCGACTCCCGCCGCTCCCGCTCCTTGTCCTGCAACAAGCGCCACATCACCTTCCCCGTCCCCGACTTGGGCAGCGCCTCGACAAACTCGACGATCTTGGGCGCCTTGTACGCGGCCATGTGCTCGCGCGCCCAGTCGAGGATGTCCTGCTCGGTCGTCTGGCCACGCGCTTCCTGCCGCAGCACGATGACGGCCTTGACCGTCTCGCCGCGGTAGGCGTCCTGCGTGCCGATGATGCAGGCCTCGGCCACCGCGGGGTGGCGGTACATCAGCAGCTCCACCTCCGACGGCCAGACCTTGTAGCCGCTCGCGTTGATCATCCGCTTGAGCCGGTCGGTGATGAAGAAATAGCCCTCGTCGTCCATGCGCCCCAGATCGCCGGTGCG is a window from the Sphaerotilus montanus genome containing:
- a CDS encoding glycosyltransferase family 2 protein; translation: MTTPSRTHAVIIPSYNTGAKVYETVREARAQWAPVWVVVDGSDDGSVDGLRAMAAQDAQLHLIVLPENRGKGAAVLTGLLAAHAAGITHALTMDADGQHPADLIPAFMQRSQAQPDAMVLGRPVFDASAPLLRVRGRRISNGWTDLETLGAGIGDSLYGFRVYPVATLIAVMHRQPWMRRFDFDTEAVVRLAWRGVAPVNMDAPVKYLRPEDGGVSHFRYGRDNVLLTWMHSRLVLEFLLRLPWLVARRLSRRPPFHRLGR
- a CDS encoding NAD(P)/FAD-dependent oxidoreductase — encoded protein: MTHSPSPSDPIDGCTVRRCDVLVIGGGPAGSTLATLLARQERSVTVIEKAHHPRFHIGESLLPANVSLFDDLGVRAEVEAIGMPKWGVEFVSQDHAHRSYLEFGDALDKSMPYAWQVRRADLDEILFRNAAKAGATTLEGHRARGVEFDSDGASVEIESDDGARQTWRCRYVVDATGRDTLLANKFKSKQKHPDHASSALYGHFRNARRLEGKQEGNITILWFAHGWFWFIPLADGTTSVGAVAWPHYLHSRKKPVLEFFRDTIALCPELADRLKDATLVDDLVHATGNYSYTGSHCTGERYAMLGDAFAFIDPVFSSGVYLAMQSAYAALPLVEASLDKHPSSCTVERAAFERFMRAGPKEFSWFIFRVTNPTMREFFMAPQNPLRMQEALLTVLAGDIYGSTRFRGPLNAFKSLYWLVSLAHPQRTWQAWRRRQHHLRAAEVAAA
- a CDS encoding chorismate transformation enzyme, FkbO/Hyg5 family; this translates as MSLQFERRSHSADQTRTAGVLPLGQRDLLPGVAQAGLPAVLHPARAITERWTSASPVRSSRTGLIRHQDDGQWLYGEAVVPMPATGVALQALTHQLYADLFRTLRAHGGRHLLKIWNYLPRLNAPLDGLEVYRHFNIGRQQAFLDAGAAAFEGAPAACALGTADGPLSLAFLAGPQAPRPVENPRQTSAYHYPADYGPRSPTFSRAALVALAPGRETLFVSGTASIVGHASVHLGDVVQQTQEALRNLHAVLDAAHAATPARFALDQFAHTVYVRHAADLDAVRAVFEQAVGADSPAARGAVYLLADVCRSELLVEIECHGESTP
- a CDS encoding metallophosphoesterase family protein: MKLALITDIHANREAFEACLEQAHLHGADRLAFLGDFVGYGADPGWVVEQVQDLVSQGAIAVRGNHDEAVARGPSDHLVEDARRAIEWTRGQLTPAQLDFLGALPYTREELGCLFVHANAYAPPGWDYILGRNEAVRSMMATEARHTFCGHVHQPALYHLSSTGKIANFTPVPGVAVPVPGHRQWLALPGSVGQPRDGNPAAAWAMFDLARLTLTFHRVPYDHDATAAKIIAAGLPRALGDRLHQGT
- a CDS encoding lysophospholipid acyltransferase family protein, with amino-acid sequence MTDTRRRPPPLPVRLLLTPWLLLVLCWLGVLSLAWNLVAVLLYPLLPEARGRVVGQAGVSWVYRIFWASARLSGLLRIDNAALAALRDEPGGLIIAANHPSLLDALIIIARVPRTVCIMKASLMDNVFLGAGARLARYIANDSPRHMIRGAVERLKAGDHLVLFPEGTRSPSPTTVHPLLPGITLMAQRAGVPIQTVLIETDSPYAGKGWPLWRLPPLPVVFRVRLGQRFAPDADHEALRQRLQAYFTQELAR
- a CDS encoding MipA/OmpV family protein, with protein sequence MKHTALACALAAALSALPVRAESTPEGPRRPLWELGAGVAAVQLPDYVGADVSHRYLLPVPFIIYRGQWLRADREGARAVLIDTPGWELTLSAHASAPVRSHDNPARLGMANLPATVELGPKLTTQLWAAADRSARLNAELPLRAVIGLTRSTPMLGTVLTPTLNLDLPRWSSGWNLGLQIGPKWGSQRLHAHYYGVAAADVTADRPAYTARNGYAGWQALAAVSQRFDRTWIGAFVRVERLDGAAFADSPLVRQRQAVSAGVAVAWLLASSSQEARSDD